ccctccctctccctctccctctccccgtgtccctccctctccctctccctgtgtccctcccacTACTCGCTCatacatgctcactctctcaatctaaaaaaaataggaggggggTGAGACCATGAGAAGTGTAGCCCACTTGGAAGCAGGAAGATGACATAAGAGAATTTCAAGTCTGAAGTTCTGGAGTTCCCTAAAGTCAGAGTCAACCATTTCCAAAGACCCCAGTCCCCAGTCGtgatggagagggaaggggaattCTGGGCTGAAAGATGAAACTGACTGATGGTGATGGAAGCCAGGACAGCGGTTCCGTGCGGTGGGTGTCGGCCGTCGGCCGGGAGGGCCACCTGGGAGCTTACTGGAGTGCTGGAAGTCCTTACATCTTGTTCTGGTTGGTGGCTGCCCAGGTACCTCCTGGTGGGAAAATCATGGAGCTGTGCACCTGGGATGAGTGCCATGTAGACACGCTCCTGTACATGTGTTACacttcaacatatatatatatatttaaagattttatttattcatgagagacacagagagagagagaggcagagacacaggcagagggagaagcaggctccatgcagggagcccgacgtgggactcgatcccgggaccccaggatcatgccctgggctgcaggcggtgctaaaccactgcaccacccaccggggctgccctattttttttaatttatcacaaAAAGTGAGAGCTGAGAAGTAGGTGGTAAGAAGGGATGAGAGGCagctggggatggggtgggcGTGAAAGGGAAGGAGCAGCACTTCGTGCCCTGACCTCCAGTGCGCCTCCCCAGGTTCTGGCAGGGGGGTGCTACCCCCGCTTCCCAGCTCAGGCATCTGAGGCTCAGACCCGGGCTGCGTGcttggcccaaggtcacacagcaagtggtGGAGCCAGGCTCAGACTCTGATGGCAAAGCCCAGGCTCCTTCCGCTCCACCGCTCCTCCTTTACATAAGTTATTTATGGAATTCAGGCTCTGCAAGGCTAGATAAACGCTTGGCTCTCCTCCCTCTGAGGACCTGCAAGTCTGCGATTCAATGAGAGGTGGGAGTGAGGAGCCCGGCTCAcctccctggagaagcaggaggccAGGTGCGCAGAGGGAgggctgtccccctcccccagcagccctCCCACCCAGCGCTCATCTGCGGGTGGGGAGGCCGGAGTTGATCAACGCTACACTCAATTCTGCTGCCCATCTGTCTCTGCggctcagggggcacctggcacTGACGCAGCGAAGGCCAGGCCATCGATCACCACCACCGCTCCTCCCCCTGGACCCTTGGCTCTGACTctgggaggctggtgggggctgcccgggaggggagagagagagcctccTATCCACCAACCACCTGGAGGAGTGGGACTGTCACCACCGGCCCCAGGCCCCGGAGTGCCAGGGACTGAgccggggcagggcagggtgggagaaggagcagcCTTTGACAACAGCTTCTCCCACACTCTTCATTCAGCTCTTTGCCGAGGATCTGAGTGTAACGGACCATTCCACACTTTATGCTAGATCCAGAGCAGCTGCCTGGAGGAGGCGGGTCCCACGTAGCTGCCAGTGCCAGCTCTTGCCCTGGAGATTTTGCCCGTGGAGTGGACAGCCCTGCTTCCCTGACTGCAGCCCCAGGGCTTGCAGTCTTCCATCACCGAAGGCCGAGGCTGGCCAGCGGCCCAGCCCCCAGTCAGAAGGCAGGCTGAGGTCTGTGTGCGGCATCCTGCCTCGGCTTGTCCCTGTGGTGCCAGGGCCAGCCACACTCAGAGACGGTGCCTTCCCTGTGCTATCCCctaagtgggggagggaggggtgtcACTCTAGCCCGAAATTAAGGAGTGGTATCCACAGGGCCCACCAAGTGGCCGTGCGGGAGGAGGTGGTGAGGACCCAGGGCAACTCTGAAGGAATTTACATCTGAGGCCTTCCGGCCGGCCCTGCGCTCTGCTCCTGTGAGACGGGCTGGGATCCTCCGGGCAGCAagcctgggctgggctgtggcTCAGGTTCTAGAATCCGAGACCTAGGTTTGAACCCTGACCTGGCCACGTGGAAACTGTACAACCTCCGACAAGTCACATCATGCCTCAGCTGCTTCCCCTGCAGGACCAGACTAAATAGTCCCTCTCTGCCCACCCTCGGGGTTGATGGGAGGATCATCCGTTTCCCCCCTGGTGTCATTTACAAATACCCTCTGTGCGCTCAGCCCTGCACTGTTTGTGGGGGCACAGAATCATGTACGACATGGCCTCTGCCGCAAGGAGCTTGAAATCCAGTTGGGGAGAATGTCCACACTATCATCTGAACTCCTGCTCACCCCAGAGATTATAGATAAAAGACAATTAGCTTCCTCTGCAGCTCCCGGCAGAAATTGCTAATCAGCTGGCGTGAGTGGGCATGAGTGGGCATGTGCAAGACGGCCAGAACCAGTGATGGCAGGTAGTGGGCAGCTCAGTGCTCCTCCCTGGAAGGGGCTGCGTGCTCAGCAGCAAGAGGGAGGACTTGTCTGGGCCTTTGCCAAGCCTTGGGATCAGGGGTGCGGCCAAATGTGAGTCATCAAGCCATTGCCTCTCTCTGGGCACTGAACcccagccctgggctcctggcTGAGGAGGAGGGTGCTGCCCAGGGTGGAGGGAAAGGTGTCTCAGAAGGCTTTCGGTTATGTTTTAAGTGGTTCCTTCCTCCCCTGCACACAGCTGAGCATGTGTAGGACAAAGGTGTTAGGACAAAGGTGATGTTGGAGGAGAGATGCCTGTGGCTCGGTCAGTGGCTGAAGCCAGGAGAGTGGATGCTCAGGCCCAGCCGAagagccccctccaccccctgcagGCTTCTCTGCCCTTTGGAACTATCCTGGGCACTTCTgatcattttgtatttatttagtcTTGCCACAGTGCATCACTCTGCAAAGGTGTGATCTAGCTCTGCCCATTGCTCCCCGTGCCACCCTGAGGCAAGGCTGGGCCACAGTGGGCAAGCTCAGTAGGGACTTGTTGAGCCACAGGATCCAATTTCTGTTCCTCCTGAGAAGTCGTGTAGCTGGCGAGTCTCCCAGCCCTGGGGGATGACCGGAGCTGGAAGAGAACTGACACTTACCGAGCTCCGTGTGTGTGTGCCACCCTCAGCTCCCGTCATCCTAATGACAACCTCGTTTTTAGACAGAAGGAGCAGATGCTCTGAGAAGTAAGATCACTTTGCTCCCCCATGCCAGGTGCAGGCAGGAGGCGGGGGCCTCTGGTACGGATGTGGGGCAGGACCACTTGCCTAGGTCCAGCCCCGTGACAGGGCTGTCCCTGGTTCCTGCTGCCTCTCCACCCTCACAGTACACTACAGAGTCCCCTATCCTCTTCCCGCCTACCAGTGCCTGGCTCAGGTAGCCAAGTTCCCTGGGCTCCCCTCCATGCACGTCTGCaggcatgcatgcatgtgtacacGTGTGTTTGTTTGCTCTGAGTTTTATGtgtcagcacacacacacacacacacacacacacacccccacgcAAAACCTCTGTGCATTTTCAGCCACGATTGTTTTCCCACCTTCAGAAATAGCTGCAGAGGAAGGTGGGAAGTCGTCAAATGTAAATAGGCGTAGCGCTCTCCTGCTCACGAGAGGGTACCCCGCCTCCAGCTgctcccctccctggccccagcATCCTGGAAGCAGGGCAAGGTGGGCACAGAGCCCCTCTGGCCAGCAGAGAGACACCTGTCTAGAAGGTGGTAGCAGACGTTGCCCCAGGGGACAAGGACGGCCAGGCAGCCTGCCGCAGCCACAGCCCGGCCTAGGTACAAAGGGGCTGGTGTCAACACACAACCCCTGGACTTGGATGGGTTCCCATCTTCTGCCTCTGACCACCTATGTGTCTTGCACCAAATTCTTTAACCTCATTTAAAGAGGCTCATtaaacctcaatttcttcatctgcaaactgGGGGTATTAATGCTTATCCTGTTGACCCATTATGATGGTTACATACAATAAGAGTCTTTGAAGGGTCCTGGCAAATttcaggtgctcagtaagtgcCGGTTTGCTTCCCTGATACCTGCATTTGGAAGACTACCCGAATGGGACCTCTGGTCCGGAGGGGACTGGGCCCAGCAAGGCCTCCGGGCTCTTCCTCCATGTTGGTGGTAGGCCAAGGCTGGACTTGCCTCCAGGGTGATGCTACCTGGCCTTAGGATCTGTGGGAGAGCCTGGATTACCCATACTTAGGAGGTGGGAAAGAGCAGTGGCTTAGATtctggactgggggtgggggtgagacaTCCTGGGGGATGGGATCCTGGAGCCACAGCAGTTGATTCATACGGTAAATATTCACTGGGCACCTGCTGTACGCTCCAACTGCAGTGATGACCAGGACAGTTTCCCAGCTGGGGAGCCATTTCCAGGAGATGTGATCCGGGTCAGGAGCATGCGGCACTATAGGAACATAAGGTGGGCTCCTTGGCCAGCCAGGGGAGAAGCTTTGGGAGAAGCTTCTGTAAGAGGTGACCTTAAGTTGAGGCTCAAAGAAAAAGTCGGGCTTGTCTAGGAGACAGTGAGAAGGAGCTATGGGAAGGGGGTGGGCGTGTCAGGGTACCTTCCACTGGAAAGTGTGGCGCATGGTGGGTAAGCTGGAGAATAGCAAGAAAAACCGAGTCATGTACCTCACCTGCAGGGCTGAGGAGCCCACACCCAGGCGTCTTACACCCCCACCTCTTTCTGGGGAGCTCAGTCAGGCTGTTGGGAAGGGGAAAGCCCCGCCTCCAGGGAGAGCCCAAGCAGACCTCAGGCAGGACCAGCCACTTCCCTGGCTGGTCTGGGTGTGGGCTCAGGGACCACTGCCTTCCTACTTCCAGAGTCCCGAGAGCCCACCCTGGAATCCAGAACGTGTGCCATTTCCACCAGCCCTGGTAATACCCACACTgctcagagggatgcctgggaactctcactttattttccatttacccAGGGAGccaaggggggaggggggagatgcGAGAAAGGTAGGAGAATCTGTTCCACACATCTTGGCTCAGAAGGACTGTGGAGATGACAGGACtccacgcacgcacgcacgcacacaggCACACCCCTCCCTTCCTGAGTTATCCTGGAAGCTTCTTGGTTccgtctctccctccttccccaaagACTCACAGTTTCTCACTGCCCCAAAAGACGGTAGAAAAGGACACTAAGGCCTCAAGGCTGGAGGACGGAACCCGGGAGCCCTGGCTGTGGCCCGGTCCACCCCTCTCAGCCCCTTTGCCCTCTGAAGTCAAACAGGGgtgacacgggcagagggagtagTTTCTCATTCTCTGCCACCTCCTGACTCTGCATCCTCTTCttccagggctgccctgatgggGCGTGGCAATGAATGAGCTGGCCCAGCCCCAGCGGACAAGGATGGAAAGCCATGCCCAGGAGGGTAAGAAGCGGTGCCCACCCATCCCCACGTAGAATGACTGTCCTGGGAGGGTGGttccccaggccctggcagggCTGCTGACCCTCAGCCTGTGAACTGCTAAGAGTGGAAGGACTCCAGACTCCTCCTGCAGCTCCATCATGAGGCTCCTCGTGGCCCCCCTCTTGCTAGCTTGGGTGGCCAGTGCCACCGCCGCCGTGCCCGTGGTCCCCTGGCGAGTGCCCTGCCCTCCTCAGTGTGCCTGCCAGATCCGGCCCTGGTATACGCCCCGATCGTCCTACCGCGAGGCCACCACCGTGGACTGCAACGATCTGTTCCTGACGGCCgtgccccccgggctgcccgcgGGCACACAGACTTTGCTGCTGCAGAGCAACAGCATCATGCGTGTGGACCAGAGTGAGCTCAACTACCTGGCCAATCTCACGGAGCTCGACCTGTCCCAGAACAGCTTTTCGGACGCTCGAGACTGTGATTTCCGTGCCCTGCCCCGGCTGCTGAGCCTGCACCTGGAGGAGAACCGGCTGACCCGGCTGGAGGACCACAGCTTCGCGGGGCTGGCCAGCCTGCAGGAACTCTATCTCAACCACAACCAGCTCTACCGCATCGCCCCCCGGGCCTTCGCCGGCCTCGGCAACCTGCTGCGGCTGCACCTCAACTCCAACCTGCTGAGGGCCATTGACAGCCGCTGGTTTGAGATGCTGCCCAACCTCGAGATCCTCATGATCGGTGGCAACAAGGTAGACGCCATCCTGGACATGAACTTCCGGCCGCTGGCCAATCTGCGGAGCCTGGTGCTGGCAGGCATGAACCTTCGGGAGATCTCCGACTATGCCCTGGAGGGCTTGCAAAGCCTGGAGAGCCTCTCCTTCTACGACAACCAGCTGGCCCGGGTGCCCCGGCGGGCCCTGGAGCAGGTGCCCGGGCTCAAGTTCCTCGACCTGAACAAGAACCCGCTCCAGCGGGTGGGGCCCGGGGACTTTGCCAACATGCTGCACCTCAAGGAGCTGGGGCTGAACAACATGGAGGAGCTGGTTTCCATCGACAAGTTCGCCCTGGTCAACCTCCCCGAGCTGACCAAACTGGACATCACCAACAACCCCCGGCTGTCCTTCATCCACCCCCGCGCCTTCCACCACCTGCCGCAGATGGAGACCCTCATGCTCAACAACAATGCTCTCAGTGCCTTGCACCAGCAGACGGTGGAGTCCCTGCCCAACCTGCAGGAGGTGGGTCTCCATGGCAACCCCATCCGCTGTGATTGTGTCATCCGCTGGGCCAATGCCACGGGCACCCGCGTTCGCTTCATTGAGCCGCAGTCCACCCTGTGCGCCGAGCCCCCGGACCTCCAGCGCCGCCCCGTCCGTGAGGTACCCTTCCGGGAGATGACGGACCACTGCCTGCCCCTCATCTCCCCCCGCAGCTTCCCTCCCAGCCTGCAGGTGGCCAGCGGAGACAGCCTGGCGCTCCACTGCCGGGCGCTGGCCGAACCAGAACCCGAGATCTACTGGGTCACCCCGGCCGGGGTGCGACTCACAGCTGCCCGAGCGGGCAGGAAGTACCGGGTGTACCCCGAGGGGACCCTAGAGCTGCGGAGGGTGACGGCAGAAGAGGCCGGGCTgtacacctgtgtggctcagaacCTGGTGGGGGCTGACAGTAAGACGGTTAGTGTGGCTGTGGGCCAGGCTCCCCTGCAGCCCGGCCGGGACAAGGGATGGGGGCTGGAGCTCCGGGTACAGGAGACCCACCCTTATCACATCCTGCTGTCTTGGGTCCCCCCACCCAACACAGTCTCTACCAACCTCACCTGGTCCAGCGCCTCCTCCCTCCGGGGCCAGGGCGCCCCTGCTCTGGCCCGCCTGCCGAGGGGCACCCACAGCTACAACATCACCCGCCTCCTTCAGGCCACAGAGTACTGGGCCTGCCTGCAAGTGGCCTTTGCTGATGCCCACACCCAGTTGGCATGTGTATGGACCAGGACTAAAGAGGCCACTCCTTGCCACAGAGCCTTAGGGGACCGACCTGGGCTCATAGCCATCCTGGCTCTTGCTGTCCTCCTGTTGGCAGCCGGACTAGCAGCCCACCTTGGCACTGGTCAGCCCAGGCAGGGAGTGGGTGGGCGGGCTCTCCTTCCAGCCTGGGCTTTCTGGGGCTGGAGCACCCCCTCCGTCCGCGTGGTGTCTGCGCCCCTTGTCCTGCCCTGGAACCCAGGAAGAAAGCTGTCCAGGTCTTCAGAAGGGGAAATGCTGTCACCACCATTGCTGCAAAATTCCTGAAGCTCAGCCGCTCGCAGCAGTAGAGGAATAACTAGGACTACTTTTTACCCAAAGGGAAGCAATCTGGGCCAGATGCCCTGCCAGGAAAGTGACATGGACCGCATGCTTGAGGCCTGGCAGCTGGACCAAGACAGATGGGGTTCTCAGCTCCAGGGGCTGCCCTTCCCTTGTGGGGCCTGTCTGCTGACATTCTGCAGGGCATCTCCAAGGAACAGGAAGGACTCTGGCCAGAGCCTCCCATCTCCTTCGTTGTCAGTGCGCCCAGAGGCCCAGGGGCCTCTGCTTGGATGTCCCCTGCCTGCGTCCCACAGGACGcgctccctgcctgtgtcccaCAGGATGCGCCCCCTGCTCTTTGTATAGTCTTAATTGCTTGCTCTTTCCCCTCCTGGGCAAGGGCTGAGggaggcctcccctccccacgtTGGGGGACCACTCCCACAGTGGGTTCCCGACCGCATCCGAAGGACGTCTGGGGAGAGAAGGGACGCCCAGGGACGCCTCGTCTTGGCAAGCCTGGGTTGGCGCTCTGAGGTGGACTTTCTAGAGGCAATTTTGTACCTTTGTGGAGAAATGTGTCGCCTCCCCCCAACCCAGTTCACTCTTTTCTCctgttttgtaaaaaataaaaataaacaagaataacaataataaggggggaaaggaaacaaaaggaaaataatctttgAATACCAAGTGTGACTGTGAAGCTCTCTCCTCTGGAATCTCTTCCAGCCCAGGGGGtggcgggggtggcgggggggaggggctgggaggggagggagaggtggtGACAGAGGGCACAGGTGCTCCCTGTAGGTCTGAATCCGGGCCTGCTCCCCAGAGTCCCCCTGTAACTGTGACCTGAGAGTGGGGGCGGGGGTAGGTGGGGTGTGCAGAagggcagagagcaggagaggctgatgggggagggtgggagaagaAAACGGagaagaagctcagagaggtggagaGGGTGGAAATTTCCATCACCAAACATTGTCGCCCCTTCTCCTTCCGTGATAAGCAATTAACATGCCACTGCCTAGGAAGCACTTCCCGGTATATTTCTAATTAAACAAACCCAAGAGGCAGAGTCATGCAGAGAATTGCAAATCGCAAGAACTTCAGCTCACTGGGGCAGAAGGGGGCGTGGGGTGATAGAGGATTTGGGGAGGGGAGAACTGTGGGAGAAAGAAATTGCTGCATGGATCTTTCCATCCGTTTCGGTATCATTTGCAATGAGCCTGGTTTGcttttgcaggtttttttttttttttttttttttaagacagattGACTTCTTCAGGCCAAATGTGAAGAGGGGGCATCTGTCAGAAAGGCAGGagggcccaggggagggggctgctgtgGCCGGTCAGGGGAGCAGCAGCTCCAGAGCAGAGGCCACTGGCCGACAGCTCCTGTTTCTGGAAGGGGGCTGGGCAAGCCGTGGGTCTCCGGAGACCGCAGGAGCAACCCCTGAGCCGAGCTCCCCTGTGCTAAGACGCAGATGGCAGGCTTGCTGCGAGTTGTCTCCAAGCCGCCGCGGAGGCTGCAAACGTGTGCGCAGGTGGAAGCCAGACCAGGAGCAGGAGCACCAGGCCCCAAGGAACCTGGAAAGAGAGCAGCCCGAGGGCAGTGGCCCTCTCTGCGGCCCCTCAGTGACAGCCAGTTGAGGGCCCCTCTTTCTGTCAGAACCACCTGAGGACTTGGTGACCACCGGGGGCTGGGCCCCCTGCAGCTCCTGCTCTGGATCTGGGAGGGCCTGGAAATTGGGGGTTTTGGAAAGGTTCAGGTGACGACGCTGTTGCTGCTGGTCAAGGGGACCCCGGCGTCTGGCCTGTGAGGGCTAGAATGTTTCACTCCCTCCACTGCAGGCCCCGGTGTGTTTGTGGGTAATGGTATAGGCTCTGGCCCCAGTGGGTCTGGAGGCCCGTgtctcccccactcccccgccACTGGTGGGCTGCTCAGCCCCTTTACCAAATGCCCACCCTCTGCCCCGAGGTCGGCAGGCCCCATTCCTGCATGCTTTTTCTCATGGGCCAGCTATGTGCTCTTGAGGGGAGAGACCTGGGAAAGCAGAGACATGACACACCGGCTCCCTTCCCATTTGGGCACCCCTGGCCCACATTCCTAATATCTCCGGGTGCTCCTTCCCAATGAACGTTGGGATCCTGTGAGCTACTCCGGGCAGCCCGCCCACTGACTGGAGCTGGCCTGTGGGGTCCAGCTTGTTCTGCAGCCCTGATGGTCGGATCCATACCCTGCTCCAGAGCTCTGTAGGGGGAAGACGTGGGGCAGGGCCTGTGCTGAGCATGAAAAAAACGGGAGGTGGAAATCAGTGCCTATCCTTTCCTCGAGGACAATGAGCACTGGCTGCCTTTCTGGCGGGTCCATGGCACGAAGAATCACAGTCTGTTAACTTAAATCACCCTTGGAGCCCTGGGAAGCCTGGGaagccctgcagccccctcccctcaccaCCTCCACTGCCACCCAAGAACCCTTGTGCCAGCCCCGAGGCTGGTCATGGCAACCCGAAGAGCAGCCCCGCACAGCTGTGGGCCCGCGCCTTAGACCTGCTAGCTCAGAGTGCGGAAGGTAGAAGACCTCTTTGCTGCCCTCCTTGCGCACAGCCTTCTCAGTGGCAGGCAGGAAGCCCCGCGGAATCGGTGGGTGCGGTGGGCTCCCCAGGAAAGGGGTTACGGTTCGGCCTTCCAGTCTTCACAGTTCCTGGGTTTCACTGCACTGccgcctcccagcctcccagttGTCATGGCTTATGCTGCTTCGCCCTTGACAATGAAGCCCTCCTTCttggttggggggcgggggtagaGAACCAGCTATAGTTATATGAACCTATCTTTCAGCTGAATCCCCAGGCCTAAACAGGGTGGCTAGCCCAGAGCAATTAGGTGAGCTGGAAGAGGATGGAGGGGGTCTCCTCTGTCACAGAGAGGCCACCACAGGGACATACAGctggggaaagggaggaagaggcaCTTTGCAGGGTGCTGTGTCCTAGAATAGCCAGGAGCCCAGCAAAGGAGAGTGAGCAGCCTCTCCCCGGTACGGAGCCGGAGCCGGTGCGTGGCTCAGGTGTGTTGGGCCGGGTGGGAGGACGGTGCCACCACACCCGCGAAGTCTGTTTAGACGGGTTAGAGGCGGACTCTGCGGGGAGAACCTCTGCTTCCGACCAAGCCTGTGTCGGTCTAGCGTGGAAGCTAAATACTATTAAGCCTGGTCTCTTCTGTACGTttaagatggctttttttttttttaaccctaaatAGAAAGCTATATTTATTCTCCtttaaattttaagttgtttCATAGGGCCTGTTACTTCCACTTGTCAAGATGATTTCAAAATCTGGCCTAATTGTTGAGCATATTAGCTTCCCCTTCTAGTACACACCACTTCGAGG
This DNA window, taken from Canis aureus isolate CA01 chromosome 38, VMU_Caureus_v.1.0, whole genome shotgun sequence, encodes the following:
- the LRRN2 gene encoding leucine-rich repeat neuronal protein 2, which translates into the protein MRLLVAPLLLAWVASATAAVPVVPWRVPCPPQCACQIRPWYTPRSSYREATTVDCNDLFLTAVPPGLPAGTQTLLLQSNSIMRVDQSELNYLANLTELDLSQNSFSDARDCDFRALPRLLSLHLEENRLTRLEDHSFAGLASLQELYLNHNQLYRIAPRAFAGLGNLLRLHLNSNLLRAIDSRWFEMLPNLEILMIGGNKVDAILDMNFRPLANLRSLVLAGMNLREISDYALEGLQSLESLSFYDNQLARVPRRALEQVPGLKFLDLNKNPLQRVGPGDFANMLHLKELGLNNMEELVSIDKFALVNLPELTKLDITNNPRLSFIHPRAFHHLPQMETLMLNNNALSALHQQTVESLPNLQEVGLHGNPIRCDCVIRWANATGTRVRFIEPQSTLCAEPPDLQRRPVREVPFREMTDHCLPLISPRSFPPSLQVASGDSLALHCRALAEPEPEIYWVTPAGVRLTAARAGRKYRVYPEGTLELRRVTAEEAGLYTCVAQNLVGADSKTVSVAVGQAPLQPGRDKGWGLELRVQETHPYHILLSWVPPPNTVSTNLTWSSASSLRGQGAPALARLPRGTHSYNITRLLQATEYWACLQVAFADAHTQLACVWTRTKEATPCHRALGDRPGLIAILALAVLLLAAGLAAHLGTGQPRQGVGGRALLPAWAFWGWSTPSVRVVSAPLVLPWNPGRKLSRSSEGEMLSPPLLQNS